A region of the Parafrankia discariae genome:
CTGGGTGCGTAGCTCCACCTGGCGGGCGATGTCGCTCTCCGAGCGTCGGGGGACCCCGGCGGCGAGGACCGCCGCGGCGTAGCCAGGAGTCTGCAGCAGGCCCGGAACGAGCTGGGTCTCGTAGGTGGTGATCGCGCTGGCTTCGGTTTCCAGGCCGATGTAGCCGTCGAACCAGCCGGGGAGCAGGTCTCCGTAGGACTGCCACCATCCGCGCTCGTTGGACTGCCGTGCCAGGGCGGTGAGCGCTGTGACCGTGTCGGAGTCGGTGACCTGGTAGAGCTCCAACAGGTCTGCGACGTCGCGGGCGGTGGTGGGGCTTCGCCCGAGCTCAATTCTTGAGATCTTCGATGCGGCGCAGTCGAGGTGGATTCTCGCCTGATCGGCGGTGACACCGGCGGTTTCTCGCAGTCGGCGAAGTTCGGCGCCGAGCCGTCGACGACGCACGGTGGGACTGGTGTCGTCTCGCTCTGTCCGGTCCACGAGGGGCAGTCTGCCACCGCCGCGGCCGCGGTTCGACGGG
Encoded here:
- a CDS encoding helix-turn-helix domain-containing protein, which translates into the protein MDRTERDDTSPTVRRRRLGAELRRLRETAGVTADQARIHLDCAASKISRIELGRSPTTARDVADLLELYQVTDSDTVTALTALARQSNERGWWQSYGDLLPGWFDGYIGLETEASAITTYETQLVPGLLQTPGYAAAVLAAGVPRRSESDIARQVELRTQRQRLLTRDRPPAVWAILDEAVLRRPVGGVEVLHAQLLHLLDQAQMPALTLQVLPFDAGAHPALGTGFSVLRFDAGAGDEDVVYIEALDSAIYVERAADVRRYIARLDHIRAIALPPQQSLEMIKKVADDIT